A region of the Dreissena polymorpha isolate Duluth1 chromosome 6, UMN_Dpol_1.0, whole genome shotgun sequence genome:
AATGCGGTCATTTGGTTCGTTTGAAATTGTTGAATGTACTCACATTTCAAATTTGAACCTTACCTCTCACCAAATTGCGACAATACCAATTAATTGGTCTATTGATATATGGGTGGTTACCTTTACCGTATATGTACCTGCTTAGAAAACTATTTGCTTGAAGATTGGTTGATATGCTTTTTACACTAATATCCAAATACCATGGTACATGGAATAATATAAGGTACTTCACCACTATTCCTTAAATCATATCGAAAATAACTTATCACATCTTTTCTTAAAGCGCCGGGGTTTACGTTAGGTATATATGAATCTTTTACAAAGTTTGACACAATCATGCTACTCAACTTCCCGCGCGAAGGTTTTAGCATTTGGTGTTATCCATCGTAAAATGTTTCTTTTCTTGGTTTGTTCAACCAAAACTAGGACGAAGCTATGCTTAGTATTTAGGCAGTTCATTTATATCTTCTTATAATTATAGATACATGCAAGGCTGTGTCATGAAACCACAATTACCATTGCCTTTATATGTTTTTGTTCCGTTCAATATAGTTTGTTATCCTCGCCAATTGGTAGGTGAGGGTCGGTGACCTCTCTACCAATAAATTGCGTAGTTTACAGTAACATATGCATAGTTTAAACAATCTGCACACTTAACTATTAAATAAAAGCTGTTACATGAAACAATACTGTTTGCAGAAATAGTAACACTATTTCTTATATATCATATCACAAATTAAACCTTATAGAAAATTGGTAAATTCTTTACTTTCACACCAGTCATTAAACTAGTTTATTCAATTTAAAACGTGACGATGCAATGACATGTACGATTTTGCAGCTTTAGTAGTGAGTCCAGTATTGTTCatttattcaattataaatacacagttttatctaaacaaatattagtttaaaagacCCATTCTTGTTCCCATGTCACAGTATAAATATTGGCGAATTTAGAATGTTCGAAATATGATAACATcaagaaaacaattataatattaaataagtgACATTCTTAAATtctcaaaatatatgtttaataggTTTACATTCATTTTCACACAAAACAGAAAGTTGGCtgaaatgacatattttattttaaataaacaaaagcaagttgtgtttttttaactgaaAGCACAATTCCAATTGCCTTTGTATTTAATATACAATGAAAGATAAACAATGACAAGTGTTTCTGTTCCTTATACCCGTTAGGTAAAAGAAGGACTCTTTTCAGTGTATTTATGATTGATAACCACACttgtgaatgtttttcttattgaaaacGACTTGTGTAGGTGTATTTCTGATTGATAACGACTTGTGTCAGTGTATTTCTGATTGAAAAGACTCGTTTAAGCGTAATTCTGATTGATAACGACTTGTGTCAGTGTATTTCTGATTGATAACGACTCGTTTAATTGCATTTCTGATTTATCACGACTCGTTTTAGTGTATTCCTGATTGATAACGACTCATTATGCAAATCATTTTATACAATTTTAGCTTATAACATCACAAGGGTAagaaatatttgtgtgtttttggtTGTTGTCAACAACCTAGGATTTAAAAACCACGAGTCTTTGGTTAAAAATTACCCATTGTCACGGAAATTATTCGAAAccaaataaaacattgctttgctATGAAATAATTGACATGTGTATGTGGTTGTTTACTAAGATTATTAACAGCATTCCAACAAACAATATCCATGTTCAAAGGTAAGAGATTTATCACTAAGAACTTGACTTTGATAAGCCTGACTGATTTCTCAATTTAATTGATTTCAGAACTTGTTACAGTTAATTTGTGCTGGCCGCGACATGAATTTCAGTACTGAGAATATCTTTCTCTGAAAATATAGTCTTCATAGACACAGCTTTTCATTCTCAACAATCGATTCAGTATGATTTGATTGTGATTTCGATTGTTTTCATCCATATATaattgttgtagtaattgatgttaTAGTTCAAACTTATCTTGTTCTTTAAGAAATTATTACATTTGAGCTCGTATTTCAAATCAGGGAATTCAAATTATACACCCCGTCCACATGAAGAAGACCCAGTGATTTGTAGCTGCTATTATTTACTGAAGTTTACTCCGGAGGTAACACTTTGTTGCAGTAACATGTATATGCCATTGGGCAGCCAATGCTCGAAGCAATTAATTGTCATATAAGTCGGGTCAACCTGATTTGGTATTACTCTTGATGCCCTATTTGCCAACCGTTTACAAGTATGTGTATACTAATGTCATGGACTTAATGGATACATTATATGTAATGCACACATCGCCTTATACTTTCAGTATATATTAACGTATCACATACTATGCAATCATCGTACAGACAATCTAAACTTACCTTCATTAAGTaaggaaaaataaacaaattacgtAAACTCTTTATTAAAATAACGTAGCACTAACATCACGTTGATACACATTGAAATGCATACAAAAAAGACAACTGGACTAGCATTTTTAGAATAAATCATTCATGAAGTGTGCAAGAATCGTTTCGTGTATACTCTGGAATGTATGGCGtttatacaattaaacaaaattaaacaagtttAGCGTGACTAGCCTTTATATATTTTCAGCAATACCAATGGTTTCAATATAACTACATGCACGTTTCGTGTATTCAACGTCACAATGATGACACCGATCGAAAATACTGATGAAATTGTCCAATACAGAGCGGCCTCAAAGCGTATGTTCATACTCTTGTCAAAAAAGAATGGGTATGTACATAATATCAACGACATGCAAAGTAACTTATAATATGCTCTGATTATTTGCGGTAGGTACTGTCTCCAAAATGTGCAACTGACTTATATTGTATaagttaaatatttcattaatgaTATGTATAATAATAGCATATTACTGAAACATTGAACAGTTCACAGTCACCAttactatatttaatatttgattacGTACACACCACTTTAACATGGAGTCATCCATATCATTTCCGTATCACAGTTTATTAACTATAACATGACGTCACTTCCGTCATGTTCAATATCAcagtttataataatatattgatgtTCTATTGTATTTGCGACACAGGCTACCTTTGACGATGAATTTGATTTGGTATCCGAATGTATAAACTCGTCCTGTGTCCCGCTTCGATTGAAATTGTTCGTTGTTGAGCTTCCATTCAATCTGAATGGCGGCGACTTAACGCTCTCAGTGTTAAGCGTTCGAAAAAGCATCGGCCTGAATTTGCTGTTTAGGAGGAAGTATATGATGGGGTTAACGACGGTTGATGATTTGGCAAGCAAGACAGAGACCACAACGAGTCTCATTGGCAGAAGGTCTGCGTTGCCGTACGCCGACCACATGGAGACGACTGAATATGGCATCCAACAGACGAGAAAGCCCCAGGACATCGCAAATGTCATCTGTGAAAATGGTTAATTGTTAAAATAACTATACACTGGAATCAATGATTTAACCAACTGCAATCACGAGGCGCCGATTTTTAAAATTTTTAAGTGTGTTGCAATAATAACCAAATAAGACTGAATTGCAACTTGGCGTTATCTATTTACTCACAACAAACGTAAAGTTTATCAAGCAATCGAGCTCAGAAGTTCGGTTCTGAATCATCCCAAGGTGGTATCAATACTACAAAAAAGGGCCGGTAAATTGACCGGTTTATACGACAAACCCAGTGTTGTGTATACTTGCTCGTCTTGTATTGTGGACaatattgtttgctttattgGTTTGTGtcattaatattttacatttattcaaCAATAGCCATAATTGAGAATTAAACTGAATACATATTTGGCAGAatgcacatattttaaacatgGAAACAAATACATTGACTGATTTTTAAGTGTCCGTGTTATTTTGCAAACGGACCAAAATTCGAACGTGATCGCGTGAAATGTCGATACACATTTGATTTCAGGGCCTTACAACATAACCTGTGTATGAACTTAATCAACAAGAACCATTCAGTTCACGACCCTTGCTGTTATTGGCAATAAACTGTGTGTATAATGAAAAGTTTTGAGGCTAACAAACCAAGCTTGAGAAAAACTCCGAAAGATGGTTTGAATATAAACACTATTATATTTCGCATATATTAAAATACTGTTAACTGAACACAATTAAAAACATTGCATGTTTTCTTCTTTTACATAAGATTTGTTCATATGATACATCGCCGTACTCTTTGAGTCAAAAACAATTACGATTTAATGTTTCCGAATCGAAGTATTAACACATATGACTTCTTACTACCCAGTTTCAAATCCCAGTGTAACTAACttatgattaatattttattgttccccccccccccctttgtttaaaaataaaattagatCTTGGTTATTCCGTTTATAAAATCCATTAACTTCGGATAATTTAAGACACTATAGTTCTGTTTGAGTAAACATATAAAAAACGCCACAACTGCTGCGAAAGCCTATTGGTTAATATCGGTTGCTATTTACCTTTGTGAGATAGGACTCTCTATTAGACAGCTGCCTCCGCTTTGCTAACGTGATGTTTGAGTAGCGAGCCATCGCCTTCGTACTCTTCCTGGAGGTGAGTAATATACGGCTGTATGCGAATAGTATCAGAGCCGCCggtgtcatgatacaaaacagaGACACCTGCAAGAACGATTGATACAATATTTTCAGAGCCGACTTTGTAATtattcaaaaacaaacaattgcatGAACAATtgatacaaatacaaacaaacgttttcaaattttaacaattCATAATATCAACATCCTTTACTCAGCCTAAGCATTTAACTTCTTAATAAATACCTGCTATTGTTGAGATTATATTGGCTTAGTAGCTTGAATATTTACAGTTTTTTACGATGAGCAAGTATAAAGCAATATAGTTAAGTAAGTGTGGCCAAGTGAACGATAAATTGCAACATTTGATGCGATGGttaaatatccttaaaataaaaagcaattgaATATTCGTTTAAGTGTGACATAAATTTGAAAACAGATATACTTTTTCGTTTgattaaaaacacatatttacatTCAGTATTTTTCTGACGGAATAAGTCGAGATTGGGACACAAAGAAATATGCCcttaaacacaaaacaaatccaactgtacatatgttttattttgagtaATTGGTGTTTTATTAGACGACACACTATATCGGTGTTGAAAACAAATACCACAAATCACAAATGAACAAACTGTACCAGTATATAAACTGAATTACCAgtgttgtaaatattttattgtcaGCCCATTGTAGGGAGCACGAAATGCCGTACATCTCCTGGGAATACGATCCCCAGCCTGTGAGAGGGATAGAGGCCCAGAGCAGGCCGAACATATAGGGAAACACCAGCAGCAGAAAGGACCAGTTCTGTGTTGCAATGTCTGCAAGCATACATCATGTATAAACATGGTGAAACTTCAGCTGGGCCAATAGTTGTGACACTTAATTGTATAATGAGTTCCATTAAAACAAATCACTTGTCAACCACTGAGCAAGTATTGAGacaaaacgaaaacaaatgacATGTAATTGTTTCTTAAAGAAAATACATTGTTAATTTTAGTTTATGCAAAGTATATGTGTAGTACAGTTTTTAAAAACCCCGAAATTACGTTATTTTACTGCTGACAACCGgaaattcgtctttttagttTAAACGTAAAGCTAGGATTGTCGGTACATACGTACGGGCAATTTCTCAGATAAAGCCTATATCTTAAACATAAAATACGTGGCAAAGACAATGATTGTTCTGGTATGATAGCCTTTGACATCAATTCAAAGCGTTGCGAGGTTTAAACCAGTAATTAAGTCCAAACCAAGCACGCATCTTCAAAGATTTAAATCAAGTTTACTTATGCCGAGAGGAAAAGAAAACATGAGTACAAATAAGGTGACAAGTAAATTGAAGTGTAGAAACCTTAGTGTCCTTTTTCGTAAGTGCCAGGTATATATAACAGTGATTATAGTATAGTTTTAATTTAGTTTACACAGATATTTGTTACATCTATACAAGATATTAAAGAATCAAGCTCGCGATGTATCTACCCAAAAGTGTCGCAGATACAAGTTGCAAGAAATATCGtaaatagttttcatcccatgACAAAATATCGgtatataaatgtgtcaattcGATGTATGTGCATGCCTTGAATGTATGCATTATACAATAAACATACTCCAGTCTAAGTCAGGCAGATATACAATTTTGATGATACACACAAAAACATTGTCCCATATATGACATGACGTACAATCATAAAATACAACTGCATTCAAAcgtatgtttcattttaataacacacgaaataaaaaaactgtttataTAAGCGGaataacatattattcttataatGTCATACctacaaaaacatgttttgctgTAATTTTTGGTGAATCAAATATTCAAAACATGTTCGTATAGTACATGCTTAGTAACaacataaatcaaaatattattcAACTGGTTAATGCTCAACATATGAAATGCATGTGTAACTACTTACTGATATTTGGTTGGCATATGGTGCAGTAACGTGTAAGCGCCATCACTGTCAAGGTTAATATGCTGATAAGCCCGAAGAAAAATCCAAGGAACCCATATATTGTGCAACCTTCAAATAAACGATAACGCAAATAGGTAAATTGTGTAATGTATACCACGCCAAAAATTGCGATGTTAGATAGTTTTATACCTGTTTGTTGAATTATaagtgttgttttaatttaaaaaaaacctttACAGCTATTAAATCACATTTGCATCCTGATTTCTCGAATAAAGATAGGAAAATCAATTTATTGACATCCTTTGTATGGTATGTTTAAAGGCTTCAAGCGGTTTACCGTTTCGGGTTGTACATACTATAATGATATTGAATACTACTTAAAAAACAAATGTGGAAGGTTTAAGTCCGTAATCTTGGTTAATATTGATTTCCCAACGGAAGACACTACTACGATGGCGTTTATATGTTACTAGTGAAAGAAACACTCGATAAATAGCAATATTTTAAAGGGCTGGACTTGTCATCCATTTTGAACAAGAGCTTTTCAAGTTAACTTGAGGCATTTTCACTTCTCACTTACCAGGAGAACAATTCCTTCAAACCTAACAAGTATTGATTTTAAGAATTTGTGACTCCTCTTTACAACTAAGGGCGATACATGCAGCATAATATCAACATAACAATGCGTAGATAAAGAGTCAGCATAAACATAACGGCATTTTTAGCATGTCTACTATGTTGATATTAAGGGTTCGGCTTGCAGAATATCTATGAAGAATGCATCTTTACAATGCTTACGTTCTTTTTCTTAACTATGTCGTGCTAATTATAACAAATTGTATGATATCAATCCCTCTACCCAACCCCCACCAATAGCAGCGAAACAAGCACAGCTAaattaagaaaaacataattAGTAGGATACATCGAATACTTGCTAATTTGCTTTTTTGCTTAAATATGAATGTCAGAATCCAACATGACTCattatatcataaaatatataatatacgaATACGAGTTATGGTTCACGTCAAAAACATGTCGTTTGCACGCTTATTAATAAGGACAACTACTTGAAAAACACGTTGATTTGCTCGGAgttgtttatgtgtttgttttatgctTATAACATCAAACGAAATGACAGTGTTATCAAAAGGCAATGAAAATGCATTATATTTAGTTCCAAACCATATTATAATGAGGGAGCATTGTGGAAACGTGATGAAAATACGTGAACTTATATCTTCTTCATGTTTTAAGGTAAAAATGATACAAACATGGACTCAATGTCAAAAACGATAACAAAGATGTACTCAGCCTTTATTCGCTTATATAAATCCAAAGCGTTTTTGTTACAGGTAAACCTTTTTCAAAGCATTGTTCGCGGAGTGCATAGTTATATTACCGATAAATAAGTGTATGTGAATAGAAAAG
Encoded here:
- the LOC127834182 gene encoding opsin-5-like; the protein is MSTDLEVLNVTEPATDRFQSKLLYWEDFVIGAYLVIICFLAVTLNVMVVCTCFSNWSRLSRNDRYIINLAISDSLMPLCAFPLTISSSFSHEWIFDEIGCTIYGFLGFFFGLISILTLTVMALTRYCTICQPNINIATQNWSFLLLVFPYMFGLLWASIPLTGWGSYSQEMKSTKAMARYSNITLAKRRQLSNRESYLTKMTFAMSWGFLVCWMPYSVVSMWSAYGNADLLPMRLVVVSVLLAKSSTVVNPIIYFLLNSKFRPMLFRTLNTESVKSPPFRLNGSSTTNNFNRSGTQDEFIHSDTKSNSSSKRKIFSVLKFMSRPAQINCNKF